A DNA window from Niabella yanshanensis contains the following coding sequences:
- a CDS encoding M23 family metallopeptidase — translation MTIEAGFKEQRPVVLSTPLKGKYWTAIYNCEWKRGHRRGYYTVNGKSGIPGRFAIDFVRLDDKGKLYHQNKDFVKNYYSYGEDVLAGDDAIVVSLKDGFSESETISGYFTNGESDASGNYLALQVRNVVYVFYEHLQPGGIRFKVGDRVKKGQVVARVGFTGDASEPHLHLHVGDSDSVLGAEGLPFVLRNLAIRVYLSTSAILEKSDGLL, via the coding sequence ATGACAATTGAGGCAGGTTTTAAAGAACAAAGGCCTGTTGTTCTTTCAACACCACTTAAAGGAAAATACTGGACCGCCATCTATAATTGCGAATGGAAAAGAGGTCATAGAAGGGGCTACTATACGGTTAACGGCAAATCAGGAATTCCGGGGCGTTTTGCGATCGACTTCGTGCGACTGGATGATAAAGGAAAGCTGTACCACCAGAATAAGGATTTTGTAAAAAACTATTACAGCTATGGAGAGGATGTATTAGCAGGAGATGATGCCATCGTTGTTTCATTGAAGGATGGGTTTAGCGAAAGTGAAACAATTTCCGGGTATTTTACAAACGGAGAGAGTGACGCTTCGGGAAACTATCTGGCGCTGCAAGTGCGAAATGTTGTATATGTATTCTATGAGCATTTGCAACCCGGAGGTATACGATTCAAAGTTGGAGACCGCGTAAAAAAGGGACAGGTAGTGGCCAGGGTGGGATTTACCGGCGACGCTTCAGAACCACACCTTCATTTACATGTGGGAGACAGCGACTCGGTATTGGGTGCCGAAGGATTGCCTTTCGTTTTGAGAAATTTAGCTATCAGGGTATATTTGTCGACTTCGGCGATTTTGGAAAAAAGTGATGGTCTTCTTTAA
- a CDS encoding SRPBCC family protein encodes MVDIRHTLIIEALPQLIYQALTTSEGLSSWWTPHTEATPETGTIARFPFADNYVKEMRIIELISNDFVKWHCLEGDKEWIGTSLTFKLVQHNQSAMITAYPEVKGQLEQGSLSVKTLLLFEHKNWKDYSPSYAECSYTWAIFLNSLKLYCETGKGRPWPTQHQIG; translated from the coding sequence ATGGTAGATATCAGACACACATTGATCATAGAGGCCCTGCCCCAATTGATTTATCAGGCTCTTACTACATCAGAAGGGTTGTCTTCCTGGTGGACTCCTCATACAGAGGCTACTCCTGAAACCGGCACCATTGCCCGTTTTCCTTTTGCGGACAATTATGTAAAAGAAATGAGGATTATTGAGTTGATATCTAATGACTTTGTTAAGTGGCATTGTTTGGAGGGCGATAAAGAATGGATAGGAACCTCGCTGACATTCAAACTGGTACAACATAACCAATCTGCTATGATCACTGCTTATCCTGAAGTAAAAGGTCAGCTTGAACAAGGAAGCTTATCAGTAAAAACCTTGCTGCTATTCGAACATAAAAATTGGAAGGATTACAGTCCTTCCTATGCGGAATGTAGTTACACTTGGGCGATCTTTCTTAATAGTTTGAAACTGTATTGTGAAACCGGTAAAGGAAGACCCTGGCCCACCCAACATCAGATCGGGTAA